A region from the Serinibacter arcticus genome encodes:
- the glnA gene encoding type I glutamate--ammonia ligase, translated as MFSSAEEAIAFTREQDVKFIDVRFIDLPGVQQHFNIPAEAFNDDAFTEGLMFDGSSIRGFQAIHESDMKLIPDVTSAFIDPFRKQKTLVVYFSVVNPFTDEPYSRDPRQIASKAEAYLKSTGIADTVYFGAEAEFYLFDSIRYESSPQASYYHLDSVEAAWNTGREEEGGNLGYKTRFKGGYFPLSPSDKFADLRDDMVTTLGQVGLEVERAHHEVGTAGQQEINYRFASLRTAADDLMKFKYVIKNVAYEAGKTATFMPKPLFQDNGSGMHSHQSLWKDGKPLFFDEAGYGGLSDLARWYIGGLLHHAPSLLAFTNPSVNSFRRLVPGYEAPVNLVYSARNRSACIRIPITGNSPKAKRVEFRVPDPSANPYLAFSAMLMAGIDGIKNRIEPPDPVDKDLYELPPEEHASIQQVPGSLPAVLDALEADHDYLTEGDVFTPDLIETWIDYKRTREVDPVQLRPTPHEFELYYDV; from the coding sequence ATGTTCAGTTCTGCCGAGGAGGCCATCGCCTTCACGCGCGAGCAGGATGTCAAGTTCATCGATGTCCGGTTCATCGATCTGCCTGGCGTGCAGCAGCACTTCAACATCCCCGCCGAGGCGTTCAACGACGACGCGTTCACCGAGGGCCTGATGTTCGACGGTTCGTCGATCCGCGGCTTCCAGGCGATCCACGAGTCCGACATGAAGCTCATCCCGGACGTGACGAGCGCCTTCATCGACCCGTTCCGCAAGCAGAAGACGCTGGTCGTCTACTTCTCGGTGGTCAACCCCTTCACGGACGAGCCCTACTCCCGTGACCCCCGCCAGATCGCCTCGAAGGCGGAGGCGTACCTGAAGTCGACCGGCATCGCCGACACCGTCTACTTCGGCGCCGAGGCCGAGTTCTACCTCTTCGACAGCATCCGCTACGAGTCCTCCCCGCAGGCGAGCTACTACCACCTCGACTCCGTCGAGGCCGCGTGGAACACGGGCCGCGAGGAGGAGGGTGGCAACCTCGGGTACAAGACCCGCTTCAAGGGCGGCTACTTCCCCCTCTCCCCGAGCGACAAGTTCGCCGACCTCCGTGACGACATGGTCACGACGCTGGGTCAGGTCGGGCTCGAGGTCGAGCGCGCGCACCACGAGGTCGGCACCGCCGGCCAGCAGGAGATCAACTACCGGTTCGCGTCGCTGCGCACCGCGGCCGACGACCTGATGAAGTTCAAGTACGTCATCAAGAACGTCGCCTACGAGGCCGGCAAGACGGCCACGTTCATGCCGAAGCCCCTGTTCCAGGACAACGGCTCGGGCATGCACTCGCACCAGAGCCTCTGGAAGGACGGCAAGCCGCTGTTCTTCGACGAGGCCGGCTACGGCGGCCTGTCCGACCTGGCCCGCTGGTACATCGGTGGCCTGCTGCACCACGCGCCGTCGCTGCTGGCGTTCACCAACCCGTCGGTGAACTCCTTCCGCCGTCTGGTCCCGGGCTACGAGGCGCCGGTCAACCTGGTCTACTCGGCCCGCAACCGCTCGGCCTGCATCCGCATCCCGATCACGGGCAACTCCCCCAAGGCCAAGCGCGTGGAGTTCCGCGTGCCCGACCCGTCGGCGAACCCGTACCTCGCGTTCTCCGCGATGCTGATGGCCGGCATCGACGGCATCAAGAACCGGATCGAGCCGCCGGACCCGGTCGACAAGGACCTGTACGAGCTGCCCCCCGAGGAGCACGCCTCGATCCAGCAGGTCCCGGGCTCCCTGCCCGCCGTCCTCGACGCGCTCGAGGCCGACCACGACTACCTCACCGAGGGCGACGTCTTCACGCCGGACCTCATCGAGACGTGGATCGACTACAAGCGCACCCGCGAGGTCGACCCGGTGCAGCTGCGCCCGACGCCGCACGAGTTCGAGCTGTACTACGACGTCTGA
- a CDS encoding RDD family protein, translating to MTSAPDHPVTETRPQHWGRRLLALAIDWGIAVAISAGFFDYEPLVTLGIFAAMTLLLVGTVGFTIGHRLLGLRVYRILDGGSPPRPLQTLVRTLLVCLALPAVIPGPDGRGLHDLAAGTRIDRFHLS from the coding sequence GTGACCTCCGCACCTGACCACCCAGTGACTGAGACGCGTCCGCAGCACTGGGGACGCCGCCTCCTGGCGCTGGCGATCGACTGGGGCATCGCCGTCGCGATCAGCGCCGGCTTCTTCGACTACGAACCGCTCGTCACGCTCGGCATCTTCGCCGCGATGACGCTCCTGCTCGTCGGCACGGTCGGCTTCACCATCGGTCACCGCCTGCTCGGCCTGCGCGTCTACCGGATCCTCGACGGCGGGAGCCCGCCCCGTCCGCTGCAGACGCTCGTCCGAACCCTGCTGGTGTGCCTCGCGCTGCCCGCCGTGATCCCGGGACCCGACGGTCGTGGCCTGCACGACCTCGCCGCCGGCACCCGCATCGACCGGTTCCACCTCTCCTGA